The Pseudanabaena sp. PCC 6802 genomic interval GGCGATCGTCAGCTTTTTCTCCTATGTCACCCCAGTAGAGAGGAACGAATCTAACTGTGCGATTGGGTTCTAAATGCTGTTTGAGCATTTGAGTCATTTCATCGGCGTAGTTGGGTTGAACTCCCTCATCACGGGTATTCAAGCCGTGGATGAATATAATATAGTCGGTTGCCATATTAGCGTCTCGTGTTTATTTCAGAAGGAATCTATTGATTGTCTACCTGAAAATTCAAACTCAGCAAAACAGTCTGAAAGATGCAATTTCAACTCTCATTTAAGACTGATGTCTTTCTCTCCTGAGCGTTAGGAATGCGATTTCAGAGACAAGAGTGAAATATCGCAATCAAATCTCTGGCTTTATAGCGCTTTTCAATTGAGAAAGGGATTTAGTTTATGGGGTGAAGTGGTTCCACCCTTTCTTGGGGGCAACGCCCCCACCCCCCCTTCTATTTTTCATCTAAAAACCGCTATAGTAAAAAAGCCTGCTTAGGCATCATCAACCTGCTTGAAAGATATCTAGAGCGTGTAGGGACTAGATGTTGTCACTGTATAGATTTACAAAATAACATTAAGTATTTTGCATTGTAATTTTTTACAAATATTTCTTACAAAGATCTTACACACCTATTCTAATTTCTTACACAGCCCCCTATCATACTAAGCATAAATCTCCCAGATAAATATTATTCTGACAAAATCTTAACTATGTCTTTAGATATCTCTTTTACCTTTATAACTTTTATAAATTTACAATTTGATTCTTCAACTACGATTTTGAAGCACAACTTAAACGTAGCTCGTGTTACCAAATTGTGTCAATGGTAAAAAGTGTGAAAATGTGTGATCCTTGTGCGATCCTTGTGTGACCTAATGTTGACCTGGTTATATCCCCACTGTCGCATTGAATCTTGCCACGTAGACACTGGTGTGTTTCCCATATCTATACTTGATGGTGGTTTACTACGATCGAGTGCTTCGATCTAACTCTATCCCGATGCGTTTTTATACAATGATGCCACGTATTGTTCGTAGCCGTTGTAGATTAGCGTACGCCGTCTTTCACCCGTACCTAGCATGTGCTCTGTGGATTGAGACCAACGGGGATGCGGCACGTTGGGATTGACATTAGCCTGAAAGTCATACTCGTTACTGACCAGCGTGTTCCAGAAAGTAGCTGGTTGCGTATCCGTGAACTCAATGCGATCGATTGACTTGATACTCTTAAATCCATACTTCCACGGCACGACCAGGCGGATTGGCGCGCCATGCTGCTTGGGTAGTTCGTGCCCGTAGATACCCACAACCAGTAAGGTAAGCTCGTTCATGGCTTCCGCCATCGTCAAGCCCTCCGTGTACGGCCAGGGATAGCTTTGCAAATCCTGGCGCGGTACCTCCTTGGGGCGAAAGAATGTCGTCATTTTCACAAACTTTGCCTGCGGCTTTGGTTCGACTAGATCGATTAATGCTTTCATCGGAAACCCAATCCAGGGAACCGCCATTGCCCAAGTTTCTACACAACGATGTCGGTAGAGGCGCTCTTCGATAGGCATTTTGCGAATCAGATCCTCGATCGCAATTTTCTGTGGTTTTGCCACCAAACCGGATATTTCAACCGTCCAGGGCGAAGTTTGCCATCCGTCAACGTACCGCCAAACCTCCTTGCCGCCGCTGAATTCGTAAAAGTTGTTGTATGTAGCAGCAACATACTCCTCCGTCAGGGGGCGATCGAGGCTAAAGCGAGGGTTACGGGTGGCGCTAATTGGCTGGAGATTTGCTTGCTTCAAGTTTTGCTGTACTGCCTCTTTTCTCTCAGTGCCTGAGGTACAGCCAGAGATGAGGGTCACAGCACCAATGCTTGCTAGACCCAGCTTTTGCACGAATCTACGACGATTCATAAACACCGACTCTGGCGTAGCTTCATTTTCTGGGATAAACCAGTCGGGCAGAATTTTGAACAAAACCATAGGTAAAAACCGGCGATCGCTAATTCTAGTATGCCTGCAAAGCAGCCAATTATCGCGTTTTTCAATTGAGAACAGGTTTTATTGATGGGGTGAAGGGGTAGAACCCCTTCTTGGGGGCAACGCCCCCAACCCCCCTACTCTTTCCGATCTGAAAACCGCTATATCGCCGTATTATTTTAATGGAAAAGTCTGCGTTGGCGATGTGTAGGAAATGTCACTGCGATCGACCCAGCCAACTTTGCCATTCCAAGAGACTTTTTGCCAAGATACCCCACGAGCCTGCAAGCGCGTAACAAGCACGTTAGAACTTGAGAAAGTTGTATTGAGATCGAGCCGAACGCGCAGCGGTGAAGATGTATTGGATGGCAATCGATCGCGCATTTGCTCTGGTTCCTCAACTAGATCCACTACCTCACGAGCATACAAAGACTGAATCACTTCTCCCTTCGCCTCAGGAGTTTTACGCATAACTACGCAATCCCCTACAGTCCAGGCAATTCCTTTCCCCACAAAAACTTCTCGTTCGGGATGCCAAACTGAAACGGGCTTCCCATCTTGATACATCACACCTAGATCGTAGATCCGACTCCAGCGATCCAAATCTCTGACTCCGGCATAAACGGCTTTGACTCGATCTGGCTTCATCAACAGCAACACTGTTTCGCTAGAAGTATCATCGCCAGCATAAAACACAAAATCTAAACTACCATCAGGATCTAAGTAACGTGCTTCACTAATATTGTGAACCCAATAGGTTGATAGATTATTACCAATTTTGTATTCAAATATGGTCGATCGCTTTCCCTGTCGTTCCAATTGGAAATTCACAAACACGTTCTTTGTCACCCGTTCGGACTTCGGACTTGTTGGGCATTGCTGTCGCTCGATAACCGGGCGATCGAACTGTGTTTTATAAATTTTCTCAAGTCCAGGTGCGTCCCGATCGAAGTCCATCATCAGAACTAGTTCTGGAGCAGCAGAGTTCGATCTTTGCGCGGTCGTGGATGGAGCGATCGCAAGTGCTGCACAACTAACTGAAACAATGCCTAAAACTGCGATTGTTGATTTCATAAAAAGCTATTGTATAGTTGAGTCATCAATTTAAATATGTGGAAGTGAGGTAAATATGCGCCATCTTTCAGGTTGTTGGCAGTATATCAGTCCGGTTGCGATCGCTAGCATTCTAGTGGCTTCCCCCCCAGCCTTTGCCGATCGAGAGAAATTTACAACTGTAAGCGAGTTGGATCGTTCCCAGACTCAAGCTAATGGTGTAGTTATTATGCCTACTCGTAATAGTTGCGTTCAGGAGTATCCCTCTGCACCCATAAAGGGCGATCGCGCCATGACTCGCAGTGAGGTAGCAGTTGGTTTGAATAATTGTTTGGATGACACCTACAAGCGTTATACCAATGGCGCGGCAAATCTTGCACCTAAAGACGATCTGACCAATCTGCAACAGCGACAGGAGCAACAACAGC includes:
- the msrP gene encoding protein-methionine-sulfoxide reductase catalytic subunit MsrP → MVLFKILPDWFIPENEATPESVFMNRRRFVQKLGLASIGAVTLISGCTSGTERKEAVQQNLKQANLQPISATRNPRFSLDRPLTEEYVAATYNNFYEFSGGKEVWRYVDGWQTSPWTVEISGLVAKPQKIAIEDLIRKMPIEERLYRHRCVETWAMAVPWIGFPMKALIDLVEPKPQAKFVKMTTFFRPKEVPRQDLQSYPWPYTEGLTMAEAMNELTLLVVGIYGHELPKQHGAPIRLVVPWKYGFKSIKSIDRIEFTDTQPATFWNTLVSNEYDFQANVNPNVPHPRWSQSTEHMLGTGERRRTLIYNGYEQYVASLYKNASG